The Juglans regia cultivar Chandler chromosome 2, Walnut 2.0, whole genome shotgun sequence genome includes a window with the following:
- the LOC108999641 gene encoding long chain base biosynthesis protein 2a — MITIPYLTALTTYFSYGLLFAFGQFRDFFRKIFDWWRVNNLQGYAPICLGLEDFYTRRLYLRIQDCFGRPIASAPDAWFDVVERYSNDYNKTLKRTKNKSRCLNLGSYNYLGFAASDEYCTPRVIKSLKRFSPSTCSARVDGGTTTLHTELEESVANFVRKPSAIVLGMGYVTNSAILPVLIGKGGLIISDSLNHNSIVNGARGSGATVRVFQHNTPLHLEKVLREQIAEGQPRTHRPWKKIIVIVEGIYSMEGELCKLPEIVAICKKYKAYVYLDEAHSIGAVGKSGRGVCELLGVDTADVDIMMGTFTKSFGSCGGYIAGSKELIQYLKYSCPAHLYATSISPPAAQQIISAIKVILGEDGTSRGAEKLAQIRENSNFFRSELQKMGFEVLGDNDSPVMPIMLYNPAKIPAFSRGCLMQKVAVVTVAFPATPLLLARARICISAAHTKEDLVKALEVISEVGDLVGIKYFPAEPAKLEQQKMIKMD, encoded by the exons ATGATAACGATTCCGTATTTGACTGCCTTGACCACCTACTTCAGCTACGGCTTGCTTTTCGCCTTCGGACAATTTCGTGactttttcagaaaaatatttgattggTGGCGTGTTAACAATCTTCAG GGATACGCGCCCATCTGTTTAGGACTAGAAGATTTCTACACTCGTCGACTGTATCTTCGTATCCAG GACTGTTTTGGACGACCAATAGCAAGTGCTCCTGATGCTTGGTTTGATGTGGTTGAGCGTTATTCCAATGACTACAATAAGACATTAAA GCGAACCAAGAACAAAAGTCGGTGTCTCAATTTGGGATCGTACAATTATCTAGGTTTTGCTGCATCGGATGAATATTGCACACCACGTGTGATCAAGTCTTTGAAAAGGTTCTCCCCAAGTACCTGTAGTGCTCGTGTAGATGGAG GAACTACAACATTGCATACCGAACTGGAGGAGAGTGTTGCAAACTTCGTTCGAAAGCCTTCGGCCATAGTCTTGGGCATGGGCTATGTGACAAACTCTGCCATTCTTCCAGTCCTGATTGGAAAG GGAGGATTGATAATTAGTGATTCCCTAAACCACAACTCAATTGTGAATGGTGCTCGGGGTTCAGGAGCTACAGTTCGAGTTTTCCAACATAATA CTCCATTGCACTTGGAGAAAGTTTTAAGAGAGCAAATTGCCGAGGGACAACCCAGGACCCATAGACCTTGGAAGAAGATTATTGTTATTGTAGAAGGGATATACAGTATGGAGGGGGAGCTCTGCAAACTTCCAGAAATTGTTGCTATATGCAAAAAGTACAAG GCTTATGTCTACTTGGACGAGGCTCATAGCATTGGAGCAGTTGGAAAATCAGGGAGAGGTGTTTGTGAACTCTTGGGAGTGGACACTGCAGATGTAGATATCATGATGGGAACATTTACAAAATCTTTTGGGTCATGTGGTGGTTATATTGCTGGGTCCAAG GAGCTTATACAATATCTTAAGTACTCTTGCCCAGCTCATCTTTATGCAACATCCATATCACCTCCAGCTGCACAACAAATCATATCCGCCATAAAGGTTATTCTTGGAGAGGATGGTACAAGCAGAG GAGCTGAGAAACTGGCACAAATACGTGAAAACAGCAACTTTTTCAGATCAGAGCTGCAAAAGATGGGCTTTGAGGTTCTTGGAGACAATGATTCTCCTGTAATGCCTATAATGCTTTACAATCCAGCAAAAATTCCTGCCTTTTCTCGGGGATGTCTCATGCAGAAG GTCGCTGTTGTGACGGTTGCTTTTCCAGCTACCCCTTTATTGTTGGCCAGGGCACGTATTTGCATATCAGCTGCGCATACCAAGGAAGACCTTGTCAAAGCCTTGGAG GTTATAAGTGAAGTCGGTGATTTGGTGGGGATTAAGTACTTCCCTGCAGAGCCCGCGAAGCTGGAGCAGCAGAAGATGATCAAGATGGATTGA
- the LOC108999975 gene encoding uncharacterized protein LOC108999975 has translation MPEILSSAENQLNGVGGGPLLVASSETVGSKRQRRPSVRLGDIGGDQPYDSHVRRSPHPNPHPHPLHLHLHNNGNKHWKLGMKDSNNHSSASGKTSKTRTLFHLSSSETLDGEDKEGNLDGLALSSWKVKDSKKRASTAKRVRSNWVSKVVDEGDDGAGAEGDDKYGGGEGENIDNGFRDFDVENSESPLKDQSPVHSLENLGLDGHGNERDLIYRRPIRARGVVSEGPHEGVELSGPSDTDWKCGTSGDRNGNNGGEDGVRIWLNGLGLGRYAPVFEIHEVDDEVLPMLTLDDLKDMGINAVGSRRKMYCAIQKLGKGFS, from the coding sequence ATGCCCGAGATACTCTCTTCAGCAGAGAATCAGCTCAACGGCGTCGGTGGTGGACCTCTTTTGGTTGCTTCTTCCGAGACCGTCGGATCCAAGCGCCAGCGCCGACCCAGCGTCCGATTGGGCGACATCGGAGGCGACCAACCCTACGATTCTCACGTGCGGAGGAGCCCCCACCCcaacccccacccccaccccctccacctccacctccacaaCAACGGCAACAAGCACTGGAAGCTCGGGATGAAGGACTCCAACAACCACTCTAGTGCCTCAGGTAAAACCTCCAAGACTCGAACTTTATTTCATCTGAGTTCTTCCGAAACCCTAGACGGCGAGGACAAGGAAGGAAACCTCGATGGCCTTGCGCTTTCGAGCTGGAAGGTCAAGGATTCTAAAAAGCGAGCCTCCACGGCTAAAAGGGTCCGATCCAATTGGGTTTCTAAGGTTGTCGATGAGGGTGATGATGGTGCTGGTGCTGAAGGGGATGACAAATATGGTGGCGGTGAAGGTGAAAATATCGATAACGGGTTTCGAGATTTCGATGTTGAAAACTCGGAAAGTCCGTTGAAAGATCAAAGCCCGGTTCATTCCCTTGAAAATCTTGGTTTGGACGGGCATGGAAATGAGAGAGACTTGATTTATAGGAGACCCATTAGGGCTAGGGGGGTTGTTTCGGAGGGCCCCCATGAAGGAGTGGAGTTATCAGGGCCGTCCGATACAGATTGGAAGTGTGGGACGAGTGGTGATAGGAATGGGAATAACGGAGGAGAAGATGGGGTGAGGATCTGGCTCAATGGGTTAGGGTTAGGTCGGTATGCTCCGGTGTTTGAAATTCACGAGGTGGACGACGAGGTTTTGCCCATGTTGACTTTAGATGATCTCAAGGATATGGGGATCAATGCGGTTGGGTCCAGAAGAAAAATGTATTGCGCAATTCAAAAGCTTGGAAAGGGGTTTTCAtga
- the LOC108999731 gene encoding sialyltransferase-like protein 2 isoform X1, which yields MRLLQFGLLVSLASGLAAILVYITGVTHLYDNYQPSNEDLKALQSLQRNFQKCVRANGLGLQAVSGKDYCQVSIYFPSDTVPKWKDPKTGELEGLSFDFNLCEAVATWEQVRNSTTILTREFIDALPNGWEEYAWRRINKGILLNRCKNKTLCAEKLSLVLPDTPPYLPRQFGRCAVIGNSGDLLKTRFGNEIDGYDAVIRENGAPIQNYSDYVGKKSTFRLLNRGSAKALDKVVELDETRKEVLIIKTTIHDIMRKMIQDVPIKNPVYLMLGASFGSAAKGTGLKALEFALSICESVDMYGFTVDPGYKEWTRYFSESRQGHTPLHGRAYYQMMECLGLIRIHSPMRADPNRVVKWVPSLDTIRAARIASDKLLRRVGAGSADPLAACSIIGKQAQRKSRALTNIRKVAADHKKFVKGVTMYPLEHSLGDGVLCTVPA from the exons ATGAGGCTCTTGCAGTTTGGCTTGTTGGTATCTTTAGCTTCTGGACTCGCTGCAATCCTCGTCTACATCACCGGCGTCACTCATCTCT ATGATAATTATCAGCCCTCGAATGAAGACTTGAAAGCCTTGCAGTCTTTGCAGCGCAACTTCCAGAAGTGTGTG AGAGCAAATGGATTAGGTTTACAAGCTGTGAGTGGTAAAGATTATTGCCAAGTATCGATTTACTTCCCTAGTGACACTGTCCCCAAATGG AAGGATCCTAAAACTGGTGAACTAGAAGGTTTGTCATTTGATTTTAATCTGTGTGAAGCTGTGGCTACATGGGAACAG GTGCGCAATAGTACCACAATACTCACCAGGGAGTTCATCGATGCTTTGCCAAATGGATGGGAGGAATATGCCTGGCGCAGGATCAATAAGGGAATACTTCT CAATCGCTGCAAGAATAAGACTCTATGTGCGGAGAAACTTTCACTGGTACTTCCTGATACTCCACCGTATCTTCCTCGGCAATTTGGTCGATGTGCTGTTATTGGTAACTCGGGAGATCTTCTTAAGACAAGGTTTGGGAACGAGATAGATGGTTATGATGCTGTCATTAGAGAAAATGGTGCTCCAATTCAG AACTATTCAGACTATGTGGGCAAGAAGAGTACATTTCGTCTTCTTAATAGGGGATCTGCCAAAGCTCTTGATAAAGTTGTGGAGTTAGATG AAACAAGGAAGGAGGTCCTGATCATTAAGACGACAATTCATGACATTATGAGAAAAATGATACAG GATGTTCCGATAAAAAATCCTGTATATCTCATGCTAGGTGCTTCCTTTGGTTCAGCAGCTAAAGGAACTGGGCTCAAGGCTCTTGAATTTGCTCTCTCTATTTGTGAATCAGTGGATATGTATGGATTCACTGTGGATCCCGGTTATAAAGAATG GACTAGATATTTCTCTGAATCTCGACAAGGTCATACTCCTTTGCATGGTAGGGCTTACTATCAAATGATGGAGTGTTTGGGA cTGATCAGAATCCACTCTCCCATGCGAGCTGATCCAAACCGTGTTGTAAAATGGGTACCAAGCCTCGACACAATTAGAGCTGCTAGAATCGCATCAGATAAATTATTGAG gAGGGTTGGAGCTGGGTCTGCAGATCCATTAGCCGCATGTTCAATTATTGGAAAGCAAGCTCAGAGAAAGTCTAGAGCATTGACAAACATCAGAAAGGTTGCTGCTGACCACAAAAAATTTGTGAAGGGCGTAACCATGTACCCTTTGGAGCACAGTCTAGGAGATGGGGTACTCTGCACAGTACCAGCTTAA
- the LOC108999731 gene encoding sialyltransferase-like protein 2 isoform X2: MRLLQFGLLVSLASGLAAILVYITGVTHLYDNYQPSNEDLKALQSLQRNFQKCVRANGLGLQAVSGKDYCQVSIYFPSDTVPKWKDPKTGELEGLSFDFNLCEAVATWEQVRNSTTILTREFIDALPNGWEEYAWRRINKGILLNRCKNKTLCAEKLSLVLPDTPPYLPRQFGRCAVIGNSGDLLKTRFGNEIDGYDAVIRENGAPIQNYSDYVGKKSTFRLLNRGSAKALDKVVELDETRKEVLIIKTTIHDIMRKMIQDVPIKNPVYLMLGASFGSAAKGTGLKALEFALSICESVDMYGFTVDPGYKEWTRYFSESRQGHTPLHGRAYYQMMECLGLIRIHSPMRADPNRVVKWVPSLDTIRAARIASDKLLRLG, encoded by the exons ATGAGGCTCTTGCAGTTTGGCTTGTTGGTATCTTTAGCTTCTGGACTCGCTGCAATCCTCGTCTACATCACCGGCGTCACTCATCTCT ATGATAATTATCAGCCCTCGAATGAAGACTTGAAAGCCTTGCAGTCTTTGCAGCGCAACTTCCAGAAGTGTGTG AGAGCAAATGGATTAGGTTTACAAGCTGTGAGTGGTAAAGATTATTGCCAAGTATCGATTTACTTCCCTAGTGACACTGTCCCCAAATGG AAGGATCCTAAAACTGGTGAACTAGAAGGTTTGTCATTTGATTTTAATCTGTGTGAAGCTGTGGCTACATGGGAACAG GTGCGCAATAGTACCACAATACTCACCAGGGAGTTCATCGATGCTTTGCCAAATGGATGGGAGGAATATGCCTGGCGCAGGATCAATAAGGGAATACTTCT CAATCGCTGCAAGAATAAGACTCTATGTGCGGAGAAACTTTCACTGGTACTTCCTGATACTCCACCGTATCTTCCTCGGCAATTTGGTCGATGTGCTGTTATTGGTAACTCGGGAGATCTTCTTAAGACAAGGTTTGGGAACGAGATAGATGGTTATGATGCTGTCATTAGAGAAAATGGTGCTCCAATTCAG AACTATTCAGACTATGTGGGCAAGAAGAGTACATTTCGTCTTCTTAATAGGGGATCTGCCAAAGCTCTTGATAAAGTTGTGGAGTTAGATG AAACAAGGAAGGAGGTCCTGATCATTAAGACGACAATTCATGACATTATGAGAAAAATGATACAG GATGTTCCGATAAAAAATCCTGTATATCTCATGCTAGGTGCTTCCTTTGGTTCAGCAGCTAAAGGAACTGGGCTCAAGGCTCTTGAATTTGCTCTCTCTATTTGTGAATCAGTGGATATGTATGGATTCACTGTGGATCCCGGTTATAAAGAATG GACTAGATATTTCTCTGAATCTCGACAAGGTCATACTCCTTTGCATGGTAGGGCTTACTATCAAATGATGGAGTGTTTGGGA cTGATCAGAATCCACTCTCCCATGCGAGCTGATCCAAACCGTGTTGTAAAATGGGTACCAAGCCTCGACACAATTAGAGCTGCTAGAATCGCATCAGATAAATTATTGAG GCTGGGCTAA